In Aerococcus loyolae, a genomic segment contains:
- the trpD gene encoding anthranilate phosphoribosyltransferase: MKAAIEQLINHQDLSYQESYQAVKAMMSGQVSQAQMAAYLTALAIKGASDQEIAGSAAAMRDQAKSIDTQRDTLEIVGTGGDQSYSFNISTTASLIIAAAGVPVTKHGNRSASSKSGAADCIEALGINLYQDPDLANQLLDQVGICFLFAQNYHLSMKNVSGVRQDLGIKTIFNILGPITNPAKPKYQVLGVYQEDLIHPMAKVIKNLGVERGLVIYGQDGMDEISISAPTSALFFDCDYEESFTIKPEDYGFPNYQKADIVGGTPADNAQITIDILTGQEHGAKRDITLLNAAAGLYAARKVDSLDAGIELARQIIDSGAAYQLLQDYISASQEGVTHDLEAVSLT, translated from the coding sequence ATGAAAGCAGCAATCGAACAATTAATTAATCATCAAGACTTATCTTACCAAGAATCCTACCAAGCGGTTAAGGCCATGATGTCTGGCCAAGTCAGCCAAGCGCAAATGGCTGCCTACCTGACCGCCCTAGCCATCAAAGGCGCCAGTGACCAAGAAATCGCAGGATCTGCAGCGGCCATGCGTGACCAAGCCAAAAGTATCGATACGCAACGGGATACCTTAGAAATTGTCGGAACCGGTGGCGACCAATCCTATTCCTTCAATATTTCAACGACCGCTTCCCTAATTATTGCCGCAGCTGGCGTCCCCGTTACCAAACACGGTAACCGGTCAGCCTCTTCTAAATCCGGTGCGGCGGACTGTATTGAAGCGCTAGGCATCAACCTCTACCAGGATCCTGACCTAGCCAATCAATTACTTGACCAAGTCGGTATCTGCTTCCTCTTTGCCCAAAACTACCACCTCTCTATGAAAAATGTTAGCGGGGTCCGGCAAGACTTGGGGATTAAAACGATTTTCAATATCCTAGGTCCCATCACTAATCCGGCCAAACCCAAATACCAAGTACTGGGGGTCTACCAAGAAGACCTGATCCACCCCATGGCCAAGGTCATTAAGAACTTAGGGGTTGAACGCGGACTAGTAATTTACGGCCAAGACGGGATGGATGAAATCTCTATCTCCGCACCGACTTCCGCCCTCTTCTTCGACTGTGACTATGAAGAAAGCTTCACCATCAAACCGGAAGACTACGGTTTCCCTAACTACCAAAAAGCTGACATTGTCGGCGGAACGCCAGCAGACAACGCCCAAATCACTATCGACATCCTAACCGGCCAAGAACACGGCGCCAAACGGGACATCACCCTCCTCAATGCCGCAGCTGGTCTCTACGCTGCTAGAAAAGTCGATAGCCTAGACGCAGGAATTGAACTGGCCCGTCAAATCATTGATTCTGGCGCTGCCTACCAACTTTTACAGGACTATATTTCCGCTAGTCAGGAAGGAGTCACCCATGATCTTGAAGC